The region CAAGGTCGCGGACGGCTACGGACGCAACTACCTCCTCCCGGGCAAGCTCGCCATTGAGGCCACCGCAGCCAACAAGGCAGTCATCGATCAGATGAAGGCCTCGGCGGTCCGCAAGTCGGTCAAGGAGAAGGGCGCGGCAGAAGATCTCGCCAAGCAGATTTCCGCAGTCGAACTCACCTTCGAGCGCAAGGTCGGCGAGAACGAGCAGCTCTTCGGCTCCGTCACCTCCGGCGATATCGCTCAGGGCCTCGAGGCTCAGGGCTTCACCGTCGATCGCCGCAAGATCTCCCTCGAGGAGCCCCTCCGCTCCCTCGGCGAGTTCCACGTCCCCGTCAAGCTCTATCGCGAGGTCACCGCGCACGTCAAGGTCACCATCAAGAGCGATGCCCCTGACGAAGTGGCAGCAGCCCCCGCAGCCTAACTCAACCGCACCAAAGCCAAAGGCGCATCCCCATGAAGGATGCGCCTTTGGCTTTTTCCGTTCCCCTGGCGTTAGTGGTTCAGCAGCCCCGGAATCGCTTCCGCATCCGGATACACAGTGGAGAGCGTAAGCTCCCGGAACCTCTTCGCCTCACTCGCACGAGCCTCCTCCACCTTCTGCACGCGCTTCTCCGCATCCACGCCCAGGACCAGCCGCACCGGGACCTTATCGCTCGCGGCCAACCGCACAATCAGATCCGCAATCCTCTTCGGATCGCCCTCTGATCTTCCTCTCACGCTGGCCAGAAGCTTCAGGATCGGCCCAACCGAAGCCTCATACTCCGGCAATAGTTCGGGCACATTCTCGCCCGCACGCTGTGCCCAGTTTGTCCTGATGCCGCCCGGCTCCAGCGTACACACCTTCACGCCAAACGGTGCAACCTCCATCGCCACCGCATCGCTGAATCCGCCCACAGCCCACTTCGCCGCGTGATAAGGCGAGTTACCCGCATACGCCATACGCCCGCCAACCGAGGACACCTGGAAGATATGCCCGCTCTTCTGCGCGCGCATCACCGGCAGCGCCGCTCGCGTCGTATAAACCACGCCATAAAAGCATGTATCGACCACAGCCTGAAAGTCCTCGCCGCTCATCTGCTCGAACGGCCCAAACTGACCGTAGCCGGCGTTATTCACCAGCACATCCAGCCGCCCGAACGTATCCACAGCCGCTTGAACTGCGGCCTTGGCCGCCGTCTCATCGCGAACATCCAGCGTCACCGGCTTCACGCGCTCGCCGTACTGCGCCACCAGCGGATCAAGCTCTTCAGTCCGCCGTGCCGCCGCAACCACCTTATCGCCCGCAGCCAGCGCCGCCTCAGCGATATCCCTGCCTAAACCGTTTCCGCTTCCCGTAATCAACCAGACCTTAGCCATGTGCAAGATCCTCCTGAATCATCTGATTCAATAATGACTGACTGGATGCTCATTTTATTTTAATCAATAAAACGAACTAACGCACCGCCCGCCAGAATACCTCGAACGCACGCTCAGTCAGCATCTCCTGCTGCTTTGGTTTCTTCGCAATAAACTCCATCACCGCGTCTTGCAGGGAAGACATCATCGCCACCGCAAAGCCCGAAGGCAGCTCACGCAGCGACTCCCGCTCACCTAACTCACGCAGCGTCCTGTCGATCAGCCCGCGAGCCTCCGCCGCCCGCGACCGCGTCGCCGCAGTAATCACGTCAGACACATTCAACTGCACGGAGACCTTGCGCTTCAGCGGATACTCCACCGCCCACCCCAGGTAGCTCACCCAGATATGCTTCACCCTGCGCTCCAGGCTGCCTTTATGCGGAAAGCTCTCGTTCACGCGGCTGTACACCTCACCCTTCAGTTCCAGGTAAAGCTCGTTCAGCAGCTCGTCCTTGTTCACAAAGTAGGTAAACAGCGTTCCCGCCGCCACATCGGCTCTCCTGGCAATCTTCGCCGTAGCCGCACCCAGCCCGGCCTCGGCGATCTCCCCCACCGCCGCCTGCAGAATTGCATCTCGCTTCTCAGAGCTCTTCAATCTCGCCATAACTAAGATGAGACTACAACTGTCGGCCCCCAGAGTCACCGCCCGAGTCCGATCGAGCCTTTATCCGCCAGTATCCCTCTTATCCGCGTTACGCCTTTCCAGCTCCTACTCTGGACAAGAGACCTACTTCGTCTCCGTCCACAAGAATCCCATCTCATCCGCATAGTCCTCCACCAACTGCGTCTGGCTCACCCCCGCGCTATGCCCGCCCTTCAGACTGTAGTGCAGCAGCACCGGCCTTCCGCTCCCACTTGCCTCCTGCATCAGTGGAGTCATCTTGCGCGCATTCATCGGGTCCACCCGAGTATCCCCATCGCCCGTAAAGAACAGGATCGCCGGATACTTCGCTCCCATCTTCACGTTCTGATAAGGCGAGTAGGCCCGTATATAAGCAAACTGCGCCGGGTCCTCAGCCGATCCGTACTCCGTCGTCCACGTCCGCCCCATCAGAAAGTTTTGGTAGCGCAACATATCCAGCAGCGGATACCCGCACCAGATCGCACCAAACAAATCCGGCCGCTGCGTCATCGAAGCGCCCATCAGCAGTCCGCCATTCGAGCGCCCCCGAATCGCAAAGTGCGCCGCACTCGTGTACTTGTTCGCGACCAGATACTCAGCCGCTGCATACCAGTCGTCGAAGACATTCTGCTTCTTCTCGAACATCGCCGCCTTGTGCCAAGCCTCGCCGTACTCGTTACCGCCCCGCAGGTCAGGCAGCGCAAAGTAGCCGCCCTGCTCCATCCACCACGCATACTCCGGGTTCCAGACCGGCGTCTCGCTCAACGCAAAGCCACCGTAGCCCGTCATCAACAGGCGCTCAGAGCCGTCACGCTTCAGGCCCTTCTTGCCCGCGATAAACATCGGCACCCGCGTTCCGTCCTTCGACGTGTAGAAAACCTCCTTCAACTCATAAGCGCTGGAGTTGAACGGAACCTTCTGCGTATCGAAGACCTCGCTCTTACCCGTCACCACGTCGTAGTGAAAGATCGTCGGAGGCGTCACGATCGATTGAAACGTATAGAACCCGTCCTTATCCTCCACGCGCCCTGACAACTCAGAGCCTGCGCCAATCCCCGGAAGTGCAATCTTGCCCGTTTCCTTACCTTCCAGCGTATAGGCCGTCAGCTCGCTCTTCACATCGTGCAGCCGAAGCACAAACATCTTGCCGCCGACGATGTTCACCCCCTCCAGAACATCCTTCGCCTCGGGAATCACAGTCTTCCACTCCTCCGGCTTCTGTCCCATCACAGCCTTCAGCACACGATGGTTCGGCGCATTGAAGTCCGTATCCACGTAGAAGTCGTCGCCCACGTTCATCTCGCTGAACCGGCTATCGATGCCATACACCAGCGACTCGATCGGCGAATCCTTCACCCGCAGATCCTTCAGCAGGATGTCCTCGCGCTCTGCGGGCACGCCCCGGTTGATGCTCATCACCAGGTAGTGTCCATTGGCCGTAATCCGCACGCCAATCCCGTCGATCTCCCCAAGCTTCTCGCCCCGGTACTCGCCACCCAGCAGCATCGTGTCGTTGTCCGTCGTCGTGCCGAACGCATGATAGAAAACCTTGTTCCCCACATGCGGATAGAAGCGCGAGTAGTACACGCCCTTCTTATCCGGAGCCACCTGCACCCCGTAGTACCGCGCACTCGGCAGCACGTCAGCCGTATCTTTGCGGCTTGCCACATCGAAGAAGTGAACCTCGCTCTCGTCCGCGCCGCCCACTCTCACGCCGTACAGCAGCAGCGATCCATCCTCTGTAATTCCGTTCAGATTCACGGAAGTATTCCCATCCGAGCTCCGGCTGTTCCCATCGATCAACTTCACATCTTCCCCATGCAGCCCCACGCGCATGTAGATCGAAGCCTGATTCTCATCCGCCAGCCTCCGCGAGAAGAAGTACTTGCCGTTGCGTTCCGTAGGCGTACTCATCTGGTCAACCTTCAGCAACGCCGCCATCTGCGTCCGAACCTCCGGCAGAATCTTCACCTGGTCCAGATACTGCTGCGTATACGCGTTCTGTGCGCCGATGTAGGCCCGCGTCGCCGGGCTCTTCGCATCTTCGAGCCACCGGTAGTCGTCCGTCACCTTCGCATCTGTAGCGCCCGCAACCTTGTATGTGTCGGTCACCGGACGCTTCTCGGTCTTGGGTGCCGCTGGAAGGGCAATGCCGTCTTTGCCGTGGATTACTGTGTCTTGGGCAAAAGCCGTCCCCATGCAAGCTGCGAGTGCCAGACATCCCAACGCGATACGCATCCCTGATCTCCTGATAAGCCTTGATGCAAGCTTAGAAGATCATCCTAACGGGTCGGATGCAGTGCCGGTCTACTAGAAGATGGAGAAGTTTACTTCCACATTCATCTCAATGCGGACCGGATGGCCGTCTTTCATCGCCGGCCTGAAGCGATACTGCTGAACAGCGGCTACAGCTCTTTGATCCAGGCCCATGCCGATCCCGCGCAAGACGCGAACGTTTATCGGGTGGCCTGATTCATCGACCTGGAGATAGACGAGCACATTGCCTCCAACCTTCGCCTTGCGGGCTTCGTCTGAAAATTCGGGTTCTGGCTGGAAGGTGACGATCGGTGCGCTGACTCCACCGCCGATGCGCTCGATACCGCCTCCGGTATTGCCGCCAGATCCGGGACCAATACCTGCACCATCGCCGGAGCCAAGTCCTGTGCCACGACCGTTACCGAAGCTCATGCCGACAAGAGGAGAGTTGGGCATCCCGATCTGGGGCACATCAGAGTGCGCCATCTTTAGGTCAGCTTGAGCCACGACCGTGGGCTCAAGAGCGATCCGTGGCTGCTCCAGGGGCGGAGCCTTCACCGGCATGATCTGGATCGGCGCCACTTTAGGCGGATTGCCACGGGTAACAGGAGTGGAGCTGACATTGCCTCCTCCGCCACCGGCTGCAAGCGTACGTGGTGCGATAGGAGGCAGAGGCGGAACAGTAAGGATAGCCACCTGCGGCGTATGAACCGAGGCAACAAGTTGTGTGCGATGAAGGATGGCGAAGACGATCAGGAAGATCGCGAGTGCGTGAATGAAAGCCGCGCCGACGAGGCCCCGGACGTTCCACGGTGAGGCCGATGGGCCATCCCAGAGAATGGATTGCGATTGCAAAACAGGAGCGGAATTGACCATGGCAGGACCTCTTTCTGGAACAGGTTGAAGGGAGAGTGCAGCGTGAATACGAGACTCGATATGCAGAGGAGGTTGAGGGTTGGCGGTTTCGTAGAGCACTTCCTGGAGCAGTAGCTCGAAGTGATCTGCGCCGTTGAGTTCAATCGTCATGAAAGAACCTCCGTTGCTCTTCGAGTTGCGAGCGCCTCGAAACGCCGGCGAAGCTCAGCCTTGGCGCGATGGATGCGTGTGCGCACCGTGGCCTCGGGAATGCCGAGAGTGACAGCCACGTCAGAGGAACGCATATCTTCGAGGGCGCTGAGCAGAAGCGGCTGACGCAGGTCGGATGGAAGTGCATCGATGAGCGTTCGAAGCAACGTGCGGTCAGACTGATCCACAGCGTCTTGTTCCGGCGAGGCCAAGTCGGAGGCAAGCTCAAGCTCGGCGATGTCTTCGGCCCGGCGCATAGCTTTGGCCTGCGCGGTAGCGATGCGGTCGAGCCCGGAGCGCCAGACCGCCCGTGCGAGATAGGCTCGCTCATCGTTCATGGTTTGCTGCCACAGGCCCGTACGATAAAGCTTCATGAAAGTCTCCTGGACGGCGTCCTCCGCGTCCTGGCGGTTGTTGAGCAGTGAGAACGCAACGCGGTACAGGAACCGGGAGTGCCGGTCCACGAGTGCCGTGAAGAGTGTCGCCGTATCTGTCTGCTGCCCGTTTGCCTGCACGCCCATTGAATCCCGTTCACTAGCTAAGACCGGAGGAGCAGCCGGAATGTTCGGGATTATTTTCAGGTCGGGTTATTCTTAGCCAAACACTTGCGAGGGAGCGGATATGAGTTGTTTCAGGAAAGCTGTTGCTTTTGGTGTGACGGGGATAATGGCGGTTTCAGCAGGTGCTGCCCCTCAAAAGCACGCCATGGTCGTCTCGATCCACCACGACGCCTCGGATGCCGGCCTTGAGATTCTCAAACAGGGCGGAAATGCTGTAGATGCTGCCGTTGCCGTCGGTTTCGCCCTTTCAGTGGTGCTTCCCCAGGCCGGTAACCTGGGTGGCGGAGGCTTCATGCTCATCCGCGACCACAACGGCGAAGCCCACTTCCTCGACTTCCGAGAAAAGGCCCCAGCGGGCGCCACCCCCAACATGTACCTCGACCAGGCCGGAAACATCATCCCTGGGCTTTCCACTCGCGGCTACCTGGCGATCGGTGTTCCAGGCTCCGTGGCAGGCTTTGCTTACGCTCAGAAGCACTACGGCAAGCTCACACTTGCACAGGACATGGCGCCTGCGATCAAACTGGCGAAGATGGGTTACACGCTGTCAGAGGAAGAAGCGCGTGCTCTGCACTCGACCAACCTGACCAAGTTTCCTGAGTCACACCGCATCTTCCAACGGGATGGCGACTACTACAAGACTGGCGACACCTTTGTGCAGCCGGAACTCGCGAAGACCCTGCAAAGACTGGCCGCGAATCCTCAGGAGTTCTACACAGGGCCCATGGCGAAGCAGCTTGCAGACACCGTGCATACACACGGTGGGCTGTTGACGGAGGCAGATCTAGCGGCGTACACCGTGGCCGATCGTAAGCCGCTGGTAGGACACTACTCGACGGGCGGGCAGAAATACGATGTAGTGACCTCACCACCGCCGAGCTCCGGTGGCATCGTTCTCCTGGAGGTGCTCAACATGCTTAGTGGGTACGACCTGCCTAAGCTTGGCGGCGATCGCAGCGAGGCCCAGATGCACATCATCACCGAGGCATTTCGCCGCGCGTATATGGATCGCGGAGACTATCTTGGCGATCCGGATTACACCGTGTTGCCGCTGGCGCAGATGGGTAACGAGCGCTACGCATCTGCATGGCGGAAGACGATCGATCCGGTTAAACCGACTCCTTCAGCAGAACTCAGGAGGCCGGCAGGGTTCATGCCGCCGCCCCCGGCTGTGACGCCGGTGAAGGAGTCCACGCAGACGACCCACTTCTCCGTGGTGGATAGCGATGGCAATGCAGTGTCCACGACCTATACGCTCAATGGCCTCTTCGGATGCGGCGCTACGGCGGAGGGACTCGGCTTCCTGCTGAATAACGAGATGGACGACTTCAGTTCCAAGCCCGGGTCTCCGAACATGTTCGGGTTGATTCAGGGGCCGGCGAATGCGATTGCCCCGGGGCACCGGCCGCTCTCCAGCATGACTCCTACGATCGTTACGGCTGCGAGCAAGCATGGGAAGCCGGGGGAGTTGCGGCTGGTGCTGGGTTCGCCTGGTGGCTCGACCATCATCACCACCGTCATCAACGACCTGCTGAGTATCCTCGTCAACGGACTGAGTGTCCAGGCGGCAGCTGATGCTCCGCGGTTCCATCATCAGTATCTGCCGGATGTTCTTGATGTGGAGAAGGCGTTTCCGGTGCCCGTGGTGGAGGAGTTGCGGGCGGCTGGTTACAAGGTTTCGCGGGCGAATGAGGCGGATGAGAAGAACCCGGGGGTATGGGGGGATAGTGAGCTGATCGAGGTGAACCCAAAGACGGGGGCGCTAGAAGGCGGCCACGACAACCGGCGGAAGTTTGGGAAGGTTGCGAGCTACTAAGGTAGGCTGGACACAATGGGTCAGATGATTCTGGGAAGTTCAACGCATGTGTTTCTGCCGCAGCGGCTGCACCCGGGGCTGCTCGATGCCTTGGCGAATGGTGGCGCGAAGACCATCGAGGTCTTTGCGGCGCGGTATCACTTCGACTACGCCGACCGGGCGCAGGTGAAGGAGATTGCGGGGTGGTTCCGGTCCAACCCGGTGACCGCCAGCCTGCACCAGCCGCTGACCACGGAGACCACGTTCTCACGCCACGCGGCGATGAGCCTGGACCTGATCGACCGGGAGAAGATGCACCGGATCGAGGCCATGGATGAGGTGAAGCGTGCGCTCGAGGCGGCGGAGCAGATTCCGTTCGAGAGCTGTGTGCTTCACTTGGGGATGAAGGGTGACAAGTGGTCCGAGGCTACGCTGGAGTTCGCGCTGACCGCGGTGGATCATGTGAAGGCGTTCGCTTCACCGCTGGGGGTGAAGCTGCTGCTTGAGAATCTGCAGAATGAGGTGGCCACCCCGGAGCACCTGGTGGACATACTGCGGATCGGCCACTTCGACTCGGTGGGGGTGTGCCTGGATACGGGGCATGCTCACCTGAGTG is a window of Granulicella tundricola MP5ACTX9 DNA encoding:
- the rplI gene encoding 50S ribosomal protein L9, translated to MEVILKEDVVKLGHRGDVVKVADGYGRNYLLPGKLAIEATAANKAVIDQMKASAVRKSVKEKGAAEDLAKQISAVELTFERKVGENEQLFGSVTSGDIAQGLEAQGFTVDRRKISLEEPLRSLGEFHVPVKLYREVTAHVKVTIKSDAPDEVAAAPAA
- a CDS encoding SDR family NAD(P)-dependent oxidoreductase encodes the protein MAKVWLITGSGNGLGRDIAEAALAAGDKVVAAARRTEELDPLVAQYGERVKPVTLDVRDETAAKAAVQAAVDTFGRLDVLVNNAGYGQFGPFEQMSGEDFQAVVDTCFYGVVYTTRAALPVMRAQKSGHIFQVSSVGGRMAYAGNSPYHAAKWAVGGFSDAVAMEVAPFGVKVCTLEPGGIRTNWAQRAGENVPELLPEYEASVGPILKLLASVRGRSEGDPKRIADLIVRLAASDKVPVRLVLGVDAEKRVQKVEEARASEAKRFRELTLSTVYPDAEAIPGLLNH
- a CDS encoding TetR/AcrR family transcriptional regulator translates to MARLKSSEKRDAILQAAVGEIAEAGLGAATAKIARRADVAAGTLFTYFVNKDELLNELYLELKGEVYSRVNESFPHKGSLERRVKHIWVSYLGWAVEYPLKRKVSVQLNVSDVITAATRSRAAEARGLIDRTLRELGERESLRELPSGFAVAMMSSLQDAVMEFIAKKPKQQEMLTERAFEVFWRAVR
- a CDS encoding prolyl oligopeptidase family serine peptidase, encoding MRIALGCLALAACMGTAFAQDTVIHGKDGIALPAAPKTEKRPVTDTYKVAGATDAKVTDDYRWLEDAKSPATRAYIGAQNAYTQQYLDQVKILPEVRTQMAALLKVDQMSTPTERNGKYFFSRRLADENQASIYMRVGLHGEDVKLIDGNSRSSDGNTSVNLNGITEDGSLLLYGVRVGGADESEVHFFDVASRKDTADVLPSARYYGVQVAPDKKGVYYSRFYPHVGNKVFYHAFGTTTDNDTMLLGGEYRGEKLGEIDGIGVRITANGHYLVMSINRGVPAEREDILLKDLRVKDSPIESLVYGIDSRFSEMNVGDDFYVDTDFNAPNHRVLKAVMGQKPEEWKTVIPEAKDVLEGVNIVGGKMFVLRLHDVKSELTAYTLEGKETGKIALPGIGAGSELSGRVEDKDGFYTFQSIVTPPTIFHYDVVTGKSEVFDTQKVPFNSSAYELKEVFYTSKDGTRVPMFIAGKKGLKRDGSERLLMTGYGGFALSETPVWNPEYAWWMEQGGYFALPDLRGGNEYGEAWHKAAMFEKKQNVFDDWYAAAEYLVANKYTSAAHFAIRGRSNGGLLMGASMTQRPDLFGAIWCGYPLLDMLRYQNFLMGRTWTTEYGSAEDPAQFAYIRAYSPYQNVKMGAKYPAILFFTGDGDTRVDPMNARKMTPLMQEASGSGRPVLLHYSLKGGHSAGVSQTQLVEDYADEMGFLWTETK
- a CDS encoding energy transducer TonB gives rise to the protein MTIELNGADHFELLLQEVLYETANPQPPLHIESRIHAALSLQPVPERGPAMVNSAPVLQSQSILWDGPSASPWNVRGLVGAAFIHALAIFLIVFAILHRTQLVASVHTPQVAILTVPPLPPIAPRTLAAGGGGGNVSSTPVTRGNPPKVAPIQIMPVKAPPLEQPRIALEPTVVAQADLKMAHSDVPQIGMPNSPLVGMSFGNGRGTGLGSGDGAGIGPGSGGNTGGGIERIGGGVSAPIVTFQPEPEFSDEARKAKVGGNVLVYLQVDESGHPINVRVLRGIGMGLDQRAVAAVQQYRFRPAMKDGHPVRIEMNVEVNFSIF
- a CDS encoding RNA polymerase sigma factor, which produces MGVQANGQQTDTATLFTALVDRHSRFLYRVAFSLLNNRQDAEDAVQETFMKLYRTGLWQQTMNDERAYLARAVWRSGLDRIATAQAKAMRRAEDIAELELASDLASPEQDAVDQSDRTLLRTLIDALPSDLRQPLLLSALEDMRSSDVAVTLGIPEATVRTRIHRAKAELRRRFEALATRRATEVLS
- the ggt gene encoding gamma-glutamyltransferase, producing the protein MAVSAGAAPQKHAMVVSIHHDASDAGLEILKQGGNAVDAAVAVGFALSVVLPQAGNLGGGGFMLIRDHNGEAHFLDFREKAPAGATPNMYLDQAGNIIPGLSTRGYLAIGVPGSVAGFAYAQKHYGKLTLAQDMAPAIKLAKMGYTLSEEEARALHSTNLTKFPESHRIFQRDGDYYKTGDTFVQPELAKTLQRLAANPQEFYTGPMAKQLADTVHTHGGLLTEADLAAYTVADRKPLVGHYSTGGQKYDVVTSPPPSSGGIVLLEVLNMLSGYDLPKLGGDRSEAQMHIITEAFRRAYMDRGDYLGDPDYTVLPLAQMGNERYASAWRKTIDPVKPTPSAELRRPAGFMPPPPAVTPVKESTQTTHFSVVDSDGNAVSTTYTLNGLFGCGATAEGLGFLLNNEMDDFSSKPGSPNMFGLIQGPANAIAPGHRPLSSMTPTIVTAASKHGKPGELRLVLGSPGGSTIITTVINDLLSILVNGLSVQAAADAPRFHHQYLPDVLDVEKAFPVPVVEELRAAGYKVSRANEADEKNPGVWGDSELIEVNPKTGALEGGHDNRRKFGKVASY
- a CDS encoding sugar phosphate isomerase/epimerase family protein, with protein sequence MGQMILGSSTHVFLPQRLHPGLLDALANGGAKTIEVFAARYHFDYADRAQVKEIAGWFRSNPVTASLHQPLTTETTFSRHAAMSLDLIDREKMHRIEAMDEVKRALEAAEQIPFESCVLHLGMKGDKWSEATLEFALTAVDHVKAFASPLGVKLLLENLQNEVATPEHLVDILRIGHFDSVGVCLDTGHAHLSEGGIAGAFEVLKGRVVEVHLHDNNGMRDEHLWPASGSERSVAAAKGSIDWAETYRLLDTLPAATRGVLEIGYEGFETAEAVSRMTGEVLSHRTRLLEEAAAFDEGQG